The following coding sequences lie in one Pseudorca crassidens isolate mPseCra1 chromosome 2, mPseCra1.hap1, whole genome shotgun sequence genomic window:
- the TMEM50A gene encoding transmembrane protein 50A isoform X2: MDVYQTSDLKKMSGFLEGLRCSECIDWGEKRNTIASIAAGILFFTGWWIIIDAAVIYPSMDEFNHSYHACGVIATIAFLMINAVSNGQVRGDSYSEGCLGQTGARIWLFIGFMLAFGSLIASMWILFGGYVAKEKAIVYPGIAVFFQNAFIFFGGLIFKFGRTEDLWQ; encoded by the exons ATGGATGTGTATCAGACCAG tgACCTGAAAAAAATGTCTGGATTTCTAGAAGGCTTGAGATGCTCAGAATGCATTGATTGGGGGGAAAAGCGCAATACTATTGCTTCCATTGCTGCTGGTATCCTA ttttttacagGCTGGTGGATTATCATAGATGCAGCTGTCATTTATCCCAGTATGGACGAGTTCAACCACTCCTACCATGCCTGTGGTGTTATAGCAACCATAGCCTTCCTAAT GATTAATGCAGTATCGAATGGACAAGTGCGAGGTGATAGTTACAGTGAAGGTTGCCTGGGTCAAACAG gTGCTCGCATTTGGCTGTTCATTGGTTTCATGTTGGCCTTCGGCTCTCTGATCGCATCTATGTGGATTCTTTTTGGAGGATATGTTGCTAAAG AAAAAGCCATAGTATACCCTGGAATTGCTGTCTTTTTCCAAAATGCCTTCATCTTTTTTGG
- the TMEM50A gene encoding transmembrane protein 50A isoform X3 → MSGFLEGLRCSECIDWGEKRNTIASIAAGILFFTGWWIIIDAAVIYPSMDEFNHSYHACGVIATIAFLMINAVSNGQVRGDSYSEGCLGQTGARIWLFIGFMLAFGSLIASMWILFGGYVAKEKAIVYPGIAVFFQNAFIFFGGLIFKFGRTEDLWQ, encoded by the exons ATGTCTGGATTTCTAGAAGGCTTGAGATGCTCAGAATGCATTGATTGGGGGGAAAAGCGCAATACTATTGCTTCCATTGCTGCTGGTATCCTA ttttttacagGCTGGTGGATTATCATAGATGCAGCTGTCATTTATCCCAGTATGGACGAGTTCAACCACTCCTACCATGCCTGTGGTGTTATAGCAACCATAGCCTTCCTAAT GATTAATGCAGTATCGAATGGACAAGTGCGAGGTGATAGTTACAGTGAAGGTTGCCTGGGTCAAACAG gTGCTCGCATTTGGCTGTTCATTGGTTTCATGTTGGCCTTCGGCTCTCTGATCGCATCTATGTGGATTCTTTTTGGAGGATATGTTGCTAAAG AAAAAGCCATAGTATACCCTGGAATTGCTGTCTTTTTCCAAAATGCCTTCATCTTTTTTGG
- the TMEM50A gene encoding transmembrane protein 50A isoform X1 has translation MPPYFRAAETDTPEGVDLKKMSGFLEGLRCSECIDWGEKRNTIASIAAGILFFTGWWIIIDAAVIYPSMDEFNHSYHACGVIATIAFLMINAVSNGQVRGDSYSEGCLGQTGARIWLFIGFMLAFGSLIASMWILFGGYVAKEKAIVYPGIAVFFQNAFIFFGGLIFKFGRTEDLWQ, from the exons ATGCCCCCCTACTTTAGAGCTGCAGAAACTGACACCCCGGAAGGAGT tgACCTGAAAAAAATGTCTGGATTTCTAGAAGGCTTGAGATGCTCAGAATGCATTGATTGGGGGGAAAAGCGCAATACTATTGCTTCCATTGCTGCTGGTATCCTA ttttttacagGCTGGTGGATTATCATAGATGCAGCTGTCATTTATCCCAGTATGGACGAGTTCAACCACTCCTACCATGCCTGTGGTGTTATAGCAACCATAGCCTTCCTAAT GATTAATGCAGTATCGAATGGACAAGTGCGAGGTGATAGTTACAGTGAAGGTTGCCTGGGTCAAACAG gTGCTCGCATTTGGCTGTTCATTGGTTTCATGTTGGCCTTCGGCTCTCTGATCGCATCTATGTGGATTCTTTTTGGAGGATATGTTGCTAAAG AAAAAGCCATAGTATACCCTGGAATTGCTGTCTTTTTCCAAAATGCCTTCATCTTTTTTGG